From one Thamnophis elegans isolate rThaEle1 chromosome 9, rThaEle1.pri, whole genome shotgun sequence genomic stretch:
- the TMEM144 gene encoding transmembrane protein 144 codes for MESWQGIPYSGSSNTTDLTIGFISSAVAVVLFGSNFVPVKKFDTGDGMFFQWILCAAIWIVSLIVNLIQNSPRFWPLAMVGGFLWATGNVTVVPIVKTIGLGLGLLIWASFNLLTGWASSRFGWFGIDPEEVRKPVLNYIGAALSVLSSIIFLFIKSEVQNSSPSSESTPLLREQSINTSEYRVENRSDVSWVDNLSPLRKRMVGCFLAMIAGIFYGSSFVPVFYIKDHGRRNGTMYTGASQFDVDYVFAHFSGIFLTSTIYFLIYCAAMKNNPKVYPAAIIPGFISGTLWAIANCCWFIANHYLSAVVSFPIITAGPGFIAAVWGVLVFKEIKGLKNYLLLLIAFCIILAGSLSTAFSKV; via the exons ATGGAGAGCTGGCAAGGCATCCCCTACTCTGGGAGCAGTAATACAACAGATCTGACTATTGGCTTTATTTCTTCAGCAGTTGCTGTTGTCTTATTTGGATCAAACTTTGTACCGGTGAAGAAGTTTGACACTGGGGATG GAATGTTCTTCCAGTGGATTCTTTGTGCTGCTATCTGGATTGTTTCTTTAATTGTTAACCTGATTCAGAACAGCCCTAGGTTTTGGCCTCTTGCTATGGTTGGGGGCTTTTTATGGGCTACAG GTAATGTAACAGTTGTTCCAATTGTTAAAACCATTGGGTTAGGACTTGGCCTTTTAATCTGGGCTTCTTTTAACTTGCTAACTGGCTGGGCAAGTTCAAG ATTTGGTTGGTTTGGAATTGACCCAGAAGAAGTCAGAAAACCAGTTCTGAATTACATCGGAGCAGCACTTTCAGTACTTAG CTCCATCATATTTCTTTTCATAAAAAGTGAAGTTCAAAACTCTTCACCATCTTCAGAAAGCACTCCATTATTAAGAGAACAG TCTATCAACACTTCTGAATACAGAGTTGAAAACAGGAGTGATGTATCTTGGGTGGACAACCTTTCTCCATTAAGAAAAAGAATGGT AGGCTGCTTTCTGGCTATGATAGCTGGGATATTTTACGGCTCTAGTTTTGTACCTGTGTTTTACATCAAGGACCATGGCAGAAGAAATGGGACTATGTATACAGGAGCCAGTCAATTTG aTGTAGACTATGTATTTGCCCACTTCAGTGGCATCTTCCTTACAAGTACTATCTACTTTCTGATCTACTGTGCAGCAATGAAAAATAACCCTAAGGTTTATCCTGCAGCCATAATACCAG GATTTATTTCTGGCACATTATGGGCAATAGCCAATTGCTGCTGGTTTATAGCAAACCACTATCTCAGCGCTGTTGTGAGCTTCCCAATAATCACTGCT GGTCCTGGTTTTATAGCTGCAGTTTGGGGAGTGCTGgtatttaaagaaataaag GGATTGAAAAACTATCTGCTGCTCTTAATAGCATTCTGCATTATTTTGGCTGGTTCCCTCTCTACAGCTTTTTCTAAAGTGTGA